The Streptomyces sp. NBC_00344 genome includes a window with the following:
- the proC gene encoding pyrroline-5-carboxylate reductase codes for MAQTVAVLGTGKIGEALLSGMIRGGWPPAHLLVTARRPARAEELRSRYGVEAVTNAEAAKRAGILILTVKPQDMGTLLDELAPHVPADRLIISGAAGIPTSYFEERLAAGTPVVRVMTNTPALVDEAMSVISPGSHATEVHLTHAEEIFGGVGKTVRVPESRQDAATALSGSGPAYFYYLVEAMTDAGILLGLPRAQAHELIVQAAIGAAVMLRDSGEHPVKLREAVTSPAGTTINAIRELENHGVRAALIAALEAARDRSRELASGNG; via the coding sequence ATGGCCCAGACAGTCGCAGTCCTAGGCACGGGCAAGATCGGCGAAGCCCTCCTCAGCGGAATGATCCGCGGCGGCTGGCCCCCGGCCCATCTCCTGGTCACCGCCCGCCGCCCCGCCCGAGCGGAAGAACTCCGCAGCAGGTACGGCGTGGAGGCGGTCACCAACGCCGAAGCGGCGAAACGCGCCGGCATCCTCATCCTCACCGTCAAGCCACAGGACATGGGCACGCTGCTCGACGAGCTTGCCCCGCACGTCCCCGCCGACCGCCTGATCATCAGCGGCGCGGCGGGTATCCCCACCTCCTACTTCGAGGAGCGGCTCGCGGCGGGCACCCCGGTGGTCCGGGTCATGACCAACACCCCGGCCCTGGTCGACGAGGCCATGTCCGTCATCTCGCCGGGCAGTCACGCAACCGAGGTGCACCTCACCCATGCCGAGGAGATCTTCGGCGGAGTGGGGAAGACCGTGCGGGTGCCCGAGAGCCGGCAGGACGCGGCCACCGCCCTGTCCGGCTCGGGTCCTGCGTACTTCTACTACCTGGTCGAGGCAATGACCGATGCCGGCATCCTGCTCGGTCTGCCCCGTGCCCAGGCACACGAGCTGATCGTCCAGGCGGCCATCGGCGCGGCCGTGATGCTCAGGGACAGCGGCGAACACCCGGTGAAACTGCGGGAAGCGGTCACCAGCCCGGCCGGCACCACCATCAACGCCATCCGTGAGCTGGAGAACCACGGTGTACGGGCAGCGCTCATCGCGGCCCTGGAGGCAGCTCGCGACCGCAGCCGCGAGCTGGCATCGGGCAACGGCTGA
- a CDS encoding ABC transporter permease — MTLNHTLATAARVLRQLRHDPRTIALLLVIPAVMIVLLRYVFDASPRTFDSIGASLLGIFPLVTMFLVTSIATLRERTSGTLERLLSLPIGKSDIIAGYALAFGLLAVVQSAVATALSVWLLDLDVTGSPWLLLLVALLDALLGTALGLFVSAFAATEFQAVQFMPAVIFPQLLLCGLFTPRGRMQPVLEGISNVLPMSYAVDAMNEVLRHESATAVFFRDAVIVGGVALLVLALGAATLRRRTA; from the coding sequence ATGACGCTGAACCACACCCTCGCCACCGCCGCCCGGGTCCTGCGGCAGCTGCGCCACGACCCCCGCACGATCGCACTGCTGCTGGTGATCCCCGCTGTGATGATCGTCCTGCTGCGCTATGTGTTCGACGCTTCGCCCCGGACCTTCGACTCGATCGGCGCCTCGCTGCTCGGCATCTTCCCGCTGGTCACCATGTTCCTCGTGACGTCCATCGCGACCTTGCGTGAACGCACGTCGGGCACCCTGGAACGCCTGCTCTCCCTGCCCATCGGCAAATCCGACATCATCGCCGGTTACGCCCTGGCCTTCGGTCTCCTGGCAGTCGTCCAGTCGGCCGTCGCCACGGCCCTGTCGGTGTGGCTGCTCGACCTGGACGTCACAGGTTCCCCGTGGCTGCTGCTCCTGGTGGCCCTCCTGGACGCCCTCCTCGGCACCGCGCTCGGACTCTTCGTCTCGGCCTTCGCCGCTACGGAATTCCAGGCGGTCCAGTTCATGCCGGCCGTGATCTTCCCGCAGCTTCTCCTGTGCGGCCTGTTCACTCCACGCGGCCGGATGCAGCCCGTCCTCGAGGGCATCTCCAATGTCCTGCCGATGTCGTACGCGGTCGACGCGATGAACGAAGTACTGCGCCACGAGAGCGCCACAGCTGTGTTCTTCCGTGACGCGGTGATCGTCGGAGGGGTGGCTCTGCTGGTGCTCGCCCTGGGTGCGGCCACCCTGCGACGGCGTACTGCGTGA
- a CDS encoding ABC transporter ATP-binding protein, which produces MMNSQGAAVAAQNLTVVRGARTVLHDLHFTVPRGRITGLLGPSGCGKSTLMRSVVGTQAKVTGALTVLDRPAGSAPLRRRIGYVTQAPSVYDDLTVRQNLDYFAAILGVRDDVSRAIGRVDLTTQADSLAGNLSGGQRSRVSLAVALLGAPELLVLDEPTVGLDPVLRRDLWELFHSLAGTGTTLLVSSHVMDEAERCHRLLLMREGEILADGTPDELRTRTGSPTVEEAFLHLVDAARATQEMSR; this is translated from the coding sequence ATGATGAATTCCCAGGGGGCTGCCGTCGCCGCCCAGAACCTCACCGTCGTACGGGGCGCCCGAACCGTCCTGCACGATCTGCACTTCACCGTGCCGCGAGGCCGGATCACCGGCCTGCTCGGGCCTTCCGGCTGCGGCAAGTCCACGCTGATGCGCTCGGTGGTAGGCACCCAGGCAAAGGTCACCGGCGCGCTCACCGTCCTCGACCGGCCCGCCGGCTCCGCCCCGCTGCGCCGGCGCATCGGATACGTCACCCAGGCCCCATCGGTCTACGACGACCTCACCGTCCGCCAGAACCTGGACTACTTCGCCGCGATCCTCGGCGTCCGCGACGACGTCTCCCGCGCCATCGGCCGGGTCGACCTGACCACCCAAGCCGACTCCCTGGCAGGCAATCTCTCGGGCGGCCAGCGGAGCAGGGTCTCGCTGGCGGTTGCCCTGCTCGGCGCCCCGGAACTCCTGGTACTCGACGAGCCGACGGTCGGCCTCGACCCGGTCCTGCGCAGAGACCTCTGGGAGCTGTTCCACAGCCTCGCCGGGACCGGAACCACCCTCCTGGTCTCCTCGCACGTCATGGACGAGGCCGAACGCTGCCACCGGCTGCTGCTGATGCGCGAGGGAGAAATCCTGGCGGACGGCACCCCCGACGAACTGCGCACCCGTACCGGCTCTCCGACCGTCGAGGAAGCCTTCCTCCACCTGGTGGACGCAGCCCGGGCGACCCAGGAGATGTCCCGATGA